The Coffea arabica cultivar ET-39 chromosome 8e, Coffea Arabica ET-39 HiFi, whole genome shotgun sequence genome window below encodes:
- the LOC140012784 gene encoding uncharacterized protein: protein MAGPGKKGKFTLRQSRDAGRGIVEQTEENVSCQQASEPKNSAIPKTSNVTEPVLTKKSSRIRLFDESEIPSASSARENATRNSGIQAESRQIAEKSSGNGMTSQEAAGMQTDGTPTSQHVGSNQAIGCESNETESMQDLESNGSDQVTLKRKRGYTRNIALSNEKKAGKKVNITVSEISGRLVGEGAQRYISEASCVIRKYGKWKAPKWGKLPKDDRDQLLRITNNSFTYDGGEHVKPALIKQLNSQYRSRRYNFHMLFKKCGSKEEALARRPEYVEESDWIYLCDYYCSPEFKALSERNKLNRSKQQTAHTAGTKSFLRHKDDRVSKRVK, encoded by the exons ATGGCTGGACCggggaaaaagggaaaatttacTTTACGACAAAGTCGGGATGCTGGGCGAGGAATTGTGGAGCAAACTGAAGAAAATGTAAGCTGTCAG CAAGCTAGTGAACCAAAAAATAGTGCAATTCCCAAGACAAGCAATGTCACTGAACCTGTATTAACAAAAAAGTCTTCTAGGATCCGTCTATTTGATGAATCTGAG ATTCCTAGTGCATCCTCTGCTAGAGAAAATGCTACAAGAAATTCAGGTATACAAGCTGAGAGTAGACAGATTGCTGAAAAATCTTCAGGCAATGGAATGACATCACAAGAAGCTGCTGGGATGCAAACTGATGGAACTCCTACTTCACAGCATGTTGGATCTAATCAAGCTATTGGTTGTGAAAGCAATGAAACTGAAAGTATGCAAGACCTTGAGTCAAACGGTTCAG ACCAAGTGacgttaaaaagaaaaagaggatatACGCGTAATATTGCACtatcaaatgaaaagaaagctgGAAAAAAGGTGAACATTACTGTTTCTGAAATAAGTGGAAGACTAGTTGGAGAAGGTGCTCAGCGATACATTTCAGAGGCAAGCTGCGTTATTCGAAAGTATGGCAAGTGGAAAGCACCTAAATGGGGCAAGCTTCCTAAAGATGATAGAGATCAACTGCTAAGAATTACTAAT AATAGTTTCACTTATGATGGAGGAGAGCATGTGAAACCAGCTTTAAttaagcaattaaattcacagtaTAGAAGTCGACGTTATAATTTTCACATGCTATTCAAAAAATGTGGCTCTAAGGAGGAAGCTCTTGCACGTCGACCAGAATATGTGGAAGAATCAGATTGGATTTACCTTTGCGATTACTATTGTAGTCCAGAATTCAAG GCCTTAAGTGAGCGAAATAAGCTGAACAGATCAAAGCAGCAAACTGCCCATACAGCTGGAACAAAATCATTTTTACGTCATAAGGATGACCGGGTCAGTAAACGTGTAAAGTAG